A DNA window from Mariprofundus aestuarium contains the following coding sequences:
- a CDS encoding DUF4391 domain-containing protein: MSENLFSWPKQAAFGRVLPKTKIYEHVKPTQAVKELFVRQVEQIVWQYKLAPETIHLSATKSVPEIQVFSIKQKTDTLSNEVLRCIDQAVQFPIIFELKYEDKISMKACYKRPNEADRNKWVRSEYFSSDWLNTDSDRVPLPMSLDLGSLYGHLLEALIPVDARQGESLSTFTARIERMHAKQREMDKLAGRLANEKQFNRKVEINAQLRGLRSELEELKAHEA, translated from the coding sequence GTGAGCGAAAACCTGTTTTCATGGCCTAAACAGGCGGCGTTTGGGCGGGTATTACCCAAAACCAAGATCTATGAACACGTTAAGCCGACGCAGGCGGTAAAAGAACTGTTTGTACGACAGGTCGAACAGATTGTCTGGCAGTATAAGCTTGCACCTGAAACGATCCATCTTTCAGCCACTAAAAGTGTGCCAGAGATCCAAGTGTTTTCTATAAAGCAGAAGACAGACACCTTGAGCAATGAAGTTCTCCGATGCATTGATCAGGCAGTACAGTTCCCGATTATTTTTGAATTGAAGTATGAAGATAAAATCAGCATGAAGGCGTGCTATAAACGTCCGAATGAGGCGGATCGTAATAAGTGGGTGCGTAGTGAATACTTCTCATCTGATTGGCTGAATACGGATTCTGATAGAGTGCCACTACCTATGTCACTGGACTTGGGTAGTCTTTACGGACATTTGTTGGAGGCATTGATCCCTGTTGATGCCAGACAAGGGGAATCTCTTTCCACGTTTACCGCCAGAATTGAACGCATGCATGCCAAACAACGTGAAATGGATAAATTGGCTGGTCGCCTTGCCAATGAAAAGCAGTTTAATCGAAAAGTGGAGATCAATGCCCAGTTGAGGGGATTAAGAAGTGAATTGGAAGAGTTAAAGGCTCACGAGGCTTAG
- a CDS encoding DUF262 domain-containing protein, with amino-acid sequence MEIKADVHSISKLKDYFFLVPDYQREYVWKVDDQVEQFLVDIDNEYEEGQIEQKSYFIGSIIIVENKGRFDVIDGQQRLTTIVLTLCAFRDLFATLELDKKQQSYFKTINEWLSDFDIETDETQIRLDLQYQESKDFLSKLILSSPYTDEQTSSIKRMQEAYETIKEHMQGYLDVGTDNFTSFVRYFLSKIELVVIKSENLSSALKIFETINQRGAGLNAMDLVKNLIFSQSKENDFQKIKEKWKNIGANLAACGEDQNQLRFLRYFIMARYYNGIMREDEIYKWIISTEGKKAIAYEANPLGFATELEKLSKRYSTLVNATMYQKDGGDYPAVTRIGFINKYKSRQHLVLLLALRIDCSKEMIEFLAKQLESLFFYSSTLGIQAKNNERLFTDWAVKLRTASSELELSLVVNVTILPYLRKLIGEFKQTFLTLRHYHYNPLYRQRYVLGQIENTLRRKANLPEQGLEFFNSLQIEHILPQTPKDGVIPEGFVDQEEYESTLYMLGNVTLLEGTINQAINKFNDMTQGWFAQKQGEYTKSNVLTTALLNHEFSIGKNTQLNKFKEEYQYQFSEWTKEQVSMRQRFLLKLVFETWLINGMRIDEQQD; translated from the coding sequence ATGGAGATAAAAGCCGATGTTCACAGTATATCAAAGCTGAAGGACTACTTTTTTTTGGTTCCTGACTATCAAAGGGAGTACGTCTGGAAAGTGGATGATCAAGTTGAACAGTTCTTGGTCGATATCGATAATGAATATGAAGAGGGCCAGATTGAGCAAAAGAGTTACTTCATCGGCTCTATCATTATTGTTGAGAACAAAGGTCGTTTTGATGTAATTGATGGCCAGCAGCGACTTACCACGATTGTTCTTACCCTATGTGCATTCCGGGACTTGTTCGCCACTCTGGAGCTGGATAAAAAACAGCAGAGCTATTTCAAAACAATCAATGAGTGGCTTTCTGATTTTGATATTGAAACCGATGAGACACAGATTCGGCTCGACCTTCAGTATCAAGAGAGCAAGGACTTCCTGAGTAAATTAATCCTTTCTTCGCCCTACACAGACGAACAGACCTCCTCTATTAAACGGATGCAGGAGGCGTATGAAACAATAAAAGAGCACATGCAAGGTTATCTGGATGTTGGAACTGATAATTTCACTTCGTTTGTCCGGTATTTTCTTTCAAAGATCGAGTTGGTTGTAATTAAATCTGAGAATCTCAGTAGTGCTTTGAAGATATTCGAGACGATTAACCAGCGTGGGGCCGGTTTGAATGCCATGGATTTGGTAAAGAATCTAATATTCAGCCAGTCCAAGGAAAATGACTTCCAAAAGATTAAGGAAAAATGGAAGAACATTGGCGCTAATCTGGCTGCTTGCGGAGAAGATCAGAATCAACTCCGTTTCCTTCGTTATTTTATTATGGCCCGTTATTACAACGGCATTATGCGTGAGGATGAGATTTACAAGTGGATCATCTCAACAGAGGGCAAGAAGGCAATAGCTTATGAAGCCAATCCGCTTGGGTTCGCTACAGAGCTTGAAAAGCTATCCAAGCGTTACAGTACGCTAGTTAATGCAACGATGTACCAGAAGGATGGAGGTGACTATCCGGCTGTAACTCGAATTGGCTTTATCAACAAATATAAGTCGCGGCAGCATCTGGTTTTACTGCTTGCCCTAAGAATCGATTGCTCCAAAGAGATGATCGAATTTTTAGCCAAGCAACTGGAGAGTCTCTTCTTTTATAGCTCGACACTTGGCATTCAGGCTAAGAACAATGAGCGCCTGTTTACCGACTGGGCGGTGAAACTACGCACCGCTTCTTCTGAGCTTGAACTATCTCTGGTTGTGAACGTCACAATCCTGCCATACCTCCGAAAGTTGATAGGAGAGTTTAAACAGACGTTCCTTACTCTGCGGCACTACCATTACAATCCTCTCTATAGGCAACGCTATGTGCTTGGCCAAATTGAGAACACACTGCGGCGAAAGGCTAACCTACCGGAACAGGGGCTAGAGTTTTTTAATAGCCTACAGATTGAGCATATACTTCCACAAACTCCAAAAGATGGGGTTATTCCAGAAGGCTTTGTGGATCAGGAAGAGTACGAGTCCACGTTGTACATGCTTGGAAATGTCACCCTTCTTGAAGGCACGATCAACCAGGCCATCAATAAATTCAATGATATGACACAAGGCTGGTTTGCCCAGAAACAAGGTGAATATACCAAGTCCAATGTTTTAACCACCGCCTTACTCAATCATGAATTCAGCATTGGTAAGAATACTCAGCTCAATAAATTCAAAGAAGAGTACCAATATCAATTCTCGGAATGGACTAAAGAACAGGTGTCCATGAGACAACGGTTTCTACTAAAACTTGTATTCGAAACATGGTTAATTAACGGAATGCGTATTGATGAGCAACAAGATTGA
- a CDS encoding type III restriction-modification system endonuclease, producing MKLKFKVQPYQTNAVEAVVDCFAGQVNTSGIQYRIDPGAMKQSSMYEEVGFKNAGIQLTDEQLLKNVYNVQHRQNLPISNSLDDFYIKDRQGNNQPAPPAYKKSARDICRVHLDVEMETGTGKTYCYIKTIFEMNKLYGWSKFIIVVPSIAIREGIYKSLEITAEHFTESYGKKARFFIYNSRQLHHLESFSSDAGINVMVINIQAFNATGKDNRRIYDELDDFQSRRPIDVISSNRPILILDEPQKMEGARTLGALAKFNPLMILRYSATHKTTHNKIHRLDALDAYNQKLVKKIGVRGISVKGLAGTNPYLYLESIEVSKKAPIARIEFEIKLKSGKIQRKLMRLEKGKNLFDASGELDQYRDFVISQIDANSDTVEFTNGHCLAAGEATGDVTEETIRRIQIRETIKAHFEKEQKLFAQGIKVLSLFFIDEVVKYRDYSQADEQGHYARIFEEEYEQLKSDYLSELALDNEDYRSYLAGIDVGRTHNGYFSIDKKNKMVDPAVKKRGEDAGLTDDVDAYDLILKDKERLLSFAEPVRFIFSHSALREGWDNPNVFVMCMLKHSDNTISRRQEVGRGLRLSVNQHGDRMDHPATVHDINVLTVVASESYKDFVASLQREISDTLSSRPRKADEEYFIGKTITTEAGPMEVTQIMARQIYKYLLKNDYTDDADRVADIYHEAKTEGTLAALPPELAPYAEQIFGLIDSVFSESQLPDVGDDRKPKTNPLNDNFDKKEFQELWKRINRKAVYQVDFDSDELVQKCVSTLDSELRVTPLQYTIQSGIQSDQVTDSQLKRGEGFTLKNTEQAKETTSVHSMVKYDLLGKLAENTQLTRKTIADILSTVQPAIFSQFKMNPEHFITEASRLINEQKATVIVERLTYNETADQYDTDIFTVGQSKQDFTNAGSPLKRHIYDYVITDSKVEREFVSELDTSAEVVVYAKLPSGFLIPTPVGDYNPDWAISFKEGSVRHIYFVAETKGSMSTMQLRGVEEKKIECARKFFDKLNCQVAADQVKYDVVTDYGKLMDIVGASN from the coding sequence GTGAAACTCAAATTCAAAGTTCAGCCATACCAGACCAATGCCGTTGAAGCCGTCGTCGATTGCTTTGCCGGTCAGGTCAATACATCCGGCATCCAGTATCGGATCGATCCGGGGGCGATGAAACAGTCGAGCATGTACGAGGAGGTCGGGTTCAAGAATGCCGGCATCCAGCTAACTGACGAGCAATTACTAAAGAACGTTTATAATGTTCAGCATCGGCAGAACCTCCCCATATCGAATTCTCTCGATGACTTCTATATCAAAGACAGGCAAGGCAATAACCAACCAGCACCACCAGCGTATAAAAAATCAGCGCGAGATATATGCCGAGTTCATCTTGATGTGGAGATGGAGACAGGGACCGGCAAGACCTATTGCTATATCAAAACCATCTTCGAGATGAACAAGCTCTATGGTTGGAGCAAGTTCATCATTGTAGTGCCAAGCATTGCCATTCGCGAAGGCATTTATAAGTCGCTAGAAATCACAGCCGAGCACTTCACCGAGAGCTACGGCAAGAAGGCCCGCTTCTTTATCTATAATTCTCGACAGCTTCATCATCTTGAAAGCTTCTCTTCTGATGCTGGCATCAACGTCATGGTGATTAATATTCAGGCGTTTAATGCAACGGGCAAAGACAATCGCCGCATTTATGATGAGTTGGATGATTTTCAATCTCGTAGACCAATAGATGTTATCAGCAGCAATCGTCCCATCCTTATCCTTGATGAGCCGCAAAAGATGGAGGGGGCCAGGACATTAGGTGCACTGGCAAAATTCAATCCATTGATGATTCTACGCTATTCGGCAACCCATAAGACTACGCACAATAAGATTCATCGTCTTGATGCATTGGATGCTTATAACCAGAAACTGGTGAAAAAAATCGGTGTTCGCGGCATTTCTGTAAAGGGGCTTGCCGGCACCAATCCTTACCTCTATTTGGAATCCATTGAGGTTTCAAAAAAGGCTCCAATTGCTCGTATAGAATTTGAGATAAAACTTAAATCCGGGAAAATTCAAAGGAAACTCATGCGCCTTGAAAAGGGCAAGAATCTGTTCGATGCATCTGGAGAGCTGGACCAATACCGTGACTTTGTGATTTCACAGATCGATGCTAATAGTGATACGGTTGAATTCACTAATGGGCATTGCCTTGCCGCTGGTGAAGCGACCGGAGACGTCACTGAAGAGACGATAAGGCGGATTCAAATTCGCGAGACCATCAAGGCACATTTTGAGAAAGAGCAGAAGCTCTTTGCCCAGGGGATCAAGGTACTATCCCTCTTCTTTATCGATGAAGTGGTTAAATACCGCGACTACAGCCAGGCAGATGAACAAGGCCATTATGCACGCATATTTGAAGAGGAATACGAGCAACTGAAGTCGGACTACCTCAGCGAACTGGCACTGGATAATGAAGACTATCGGAGTTATCTGGCGGGCATTGACGTTGGCCGGACTCATAACGGTTATTTCTCAATCGATAAGAAGAACAAGATGGTTGATCCAGCAGTGAAGAAAAGAGGTGAGGATGCTGGCCTTACGGATGATGTCGATGCCTATGACTTGATTCTGAAAGATAAGGAGCGGCTATTGTCATTTGCAGAGCCGGTTCGCTTTATCTTCTCCCATTCAGCTCTCAGGGAAGGTTGGGATAATCCCAATGTTTTCGTAATGTGTATGCTTAAACACAGTGATAACACTATTTCCAGAAGACAGGAGGTAGGTCGTGGACTGCGTTTGTCTGTGAATCAACACGGAGACCGCATGGATCATCCGGCAACGGTACACGACATTAATGTACTTACCGTGGTTGCCAGCGAAAGCTATAAGGACTTTGTAGCCAGCCTGCAGCGTGAGATCAGCGATACACTTTCATCCAGACCCCGGAAAGCTGATGAAGAATATTTTATCGGCAAGACAATCACTACAGAAGCTGGCCCAATGGAAGTAACGCAGATCATGGCCAGGCAGATATATAAATATCTGCTCAAAAACGATTATACCGATGATGCTGATCGGGTTGCGGATATTTACCATGAAGCTAAAACTGAAGGCACTCTCGCTGCACTACCTCCTGAGCTTGCTCCTTATGCAGAACAGATTTTTGGACTCATTGATAGTGTGTTCAGTGAATCGCAGCTTCCGGACGTGGGTGATGACCGCAAGCCAAAGACAAATCCACTGAATGACAACTTCGACAAGAAAGAGTTCCAGGAGTTATGGAAGCGAATCAATCGCAAGGCTGTTTATCAAGTTGATTTCGATTCTGATGAGTTGGTTCAAAAATGTGTCAGCACACTGGATTCAGAGCTACGGGTAACTCCGTTACAATATACAATCCAGTCGGGTATTCAGAGCGACCAGGTTACCGATTCACAACTTAAACGTGGAGAGGGTTTCACTCTCAAGAACACAGAACAGGCAAAGGAGACAACTTCCGTTCATTCAATGGTCAAATATGATCTGTTAGGCAAGCTGGCAGAAAACACTCAGCTTACCCGCAAGACCATTGCCGATATCTTGTCGACAGTTCAGCCAGCAATATTTTCACAGTTCAAAATGAACCCTGAACACTTCATTACTGAAGCTTCGAGGTTGATCAATGAACAAAAAGCGACAGTCATTGTTGAGCGGCTGACTTATAATGAAACAGCCGATCAATACGACACCGACATCTTCACGGTCGGTCAGAGCAAACAGGATTTCACCAATGCAGGCTCTCCACTCAAACGTCATATTTACGACTATGTGATTACAGACTCGAAAGTTGAACGTGAATTTGTATCAGAGCTGGACACCAGCGCCGAAGTGGTTGTCTATGCCAAGCTACCCAGTGGCTTCCTGATTCCTACCCCTGTTGGTGATTACAACCCCGATTGGGCTATCTCCTTTAAAGAAGGAAGCGTCAGACACATCTACTTCGTAGCAGAAACCAAGGGGTCTATGTCTACGATGCAACTGCGTGGTGTAGAAGAGAAGAAAATCGAATGTGCCCGTAAGTTTTTCGACAAATTAAACTGCCAGGTTGCAGCCGACCAGGTGAAGTATGATGTGGTGACCGACTACGGGAAGTTGATGGATATAGTTGGAGCATCCAATTGA
- the kwaA gene encoding anti-phage protein KwaA, giving the protein MPHNQVIEKFELYIVSLWLLFLLIVVVTVDIPICFGDGCTFIGFGELLNRNVVPAVAIIFIVFGMIYFLRFNYKIAGSKSNPVTIESVEDMNYEHLTFLTTYIIPLICFNLTSTRYLIALGVLLFVIGIIYVKTDKFYANPTLAILGFRLYSAVVTKRTGEKVKVVLITKSHLQDGKYIQYLELDSRVYFAKERS; this is encoded by the coding sequence ATGCCACATAATCAAGTAATAGAAAAATTTGAGCTTTATATTGTATCTCTTTGGCTACTCTTTCTTCTTATTGTGGTTGTTACGGTTGATATTCCAATTTGCTTTGGCGATGGATGTACCTTTATAGGCTTTGGCGAACTGTTAAATAGAAATGTAGTGCCAGCAGTTGCAATAATTTTCATCGTTTTTGGTATGATCTATTTCTTGCGGTTTAATTATAAGATCGCTGGAAGCAAGTCGAACCCGGTTACCATTGAATCAGTTGAAGACATGAATTATGAGCACCTTACATTCCTAACAACATATATTATCCCTTTAATATGCTTTAATTTAACAAGCACCAGGTATTTAATCGCCCTCGGAGTTCTCCTGTTTGTTATTGGAATAATTTATGTCAAAACAGATAAGTTTTATGCAAATCCAACCTTGGCCATATTGGGGTTTCGTCTCTACTCTGCTGTGGTAACGAAGCGTACCGGAGAGAAGGTAAAAGTTGTTCTGATTACGAAAAGCCATCTCCAGGATGGTAAATATATTCAGTATTTAGAGTTGGATAGTAGAGTTTATTTTGCCAAGGAGAGATCATGA
- the kwaB gene encoding anti-phage protein KwaB, whose amino-acid sequence MSLDKLRSTISGVIEDKKCDAEFFFLLDSNGEISIKRVDMDEGAHEELTQKFIASIGEAILLNDEISLLDISGADDRSNAIYKYDLPELPFQLSNLETVLQSDDFPSFDFSSDDLKHLEGILIILGHGQTQMAIYKHQYPVALLKRDGGYFHRGSRLVQLDEEVLRINSKFEFMHIDDDYYIVDLKTLERFFGFHEAIKNVATQGLTNIQNSELVVDISPLEGRIDDISFARKLVRVARASPVLGVIPNEEIITFVSTYPALRGKFKVNDDGTKLRLETKVSQNLFLKLLNDDFLQSELTKRHYDSLAKDSLEAVENESTTES is encoded by the coding sequence ATGAGTTTAGACAAGTTGCGATCTACAATATCTGGAGTCATTGAAGACAAAAAGTGCGATGCTGAATTCTTTTTTCTATTAGATTCTAATGGTGAAATAAGTATTAAGCGCGTTGATATGGATGAAGGTGCACATGAAGAGCTGACACAAAAATTCATCGCATCAATTGGCGAGGCCATTCTTCTTAATGATGAGATTTCACTTCTGGACATATCGGGTGCCGATGATCGCTCAAATGCAATTTATAAATATGATCTTCCAGAACTGCCTTTCCAACTTTCAAACTTAGAAACAGTTCTACAGTCAGATGATTTTCCTTCTTTTGATTTTAGTTCAGATGATCTTAAGCATCTTGAAGGAATATTGATTATTCTAGGCCATGGTCAAACTCAGATGGCTATATATAAACATCAATATCCTGTGGCTTTATTGAAGAGAGATGGGGGGTACTTCCACAGAGGAAGTCGATTGGTTCAACTCGATGAAGAAGTTCTCCGAATTAATTCAAAATTTGAGTTTATGCACATAGATGATGATTACTATATTGTTGACCTGAAAACTTTAGAGAGATTTTTTGGATTTCATGAAGCAATTAAAAATGTTGCTACTCAAGGTCTAACCAATATTCAAAACTCTGAATTGGTGGTTGATATAAGTCCTCTTGAGGGCCGTATTGATGATATATCTTTTGCAAGAAAGCTAGTGCGGGTTGCAAGAGCATCACCAGTACTCGGGGTTATACCGAATGAAGAAATTATTACTTTTGTAAGCACATATCCCGCTCTTCGTGGGAAGTTCAAGGTAAATGATGATGGCACTAAGCTTAGATTGGAAACTAAAGTATCTCAGAATCTATTTCTAAAGCTCCTGAATGATGACTTTCTCCAGTCCGAATTGACAAAACGTCATTATGACAGCTTGGCTAAAGACTCTTTGGAAGCGGTTGAAAATGAATCAACTACTGAGTCATGA
- a CDS encoding AAA family ATPase translates to MDENLDLCAEQRSEHLMSDHPQNVPTVDQKDDSIFGCDPFGPVTEDQMERMKKRFQEAKDLRMAAAEEASAYSLEMYDNAEVVQRLTSVERQKDMEHLRSILRKMQITKSRRELTPQPRNYDDLMNRLSKRYPHFGDVIELLRARMRMNALKKHPTVDFGGNLLLLGAPGCGKSSFLCDLGEALGTKFSVVSCAAASTSAELTGLSSCWGNGHPGIVHELLVQQGCANPIFLLDEVEKSQSEGQQPFMHALYGLLEKSFARNFKDEFVNVTINASKINWFASANDVNSLDPPIRDRFEVIHVNVPSRSDLELIVPQIYKRQVDDHGLQHIYAPSLSDDILSLLLKMKISSIRRIKVLIERALANAAIRANQDGDLVHLVCEDFPDMRSEQESLPRIGFI, encoded by the coding sequence ATGGACGAGAATTTAGACCTTTGTGCAGAACAACGATCAGAACACTTGATGTCTGATCATCCTCAAAATGTTCCTACAGTTGATCAGAAAGACGATAGCATCTTTGGTTGCGACCCATTCGGGCCAGTGACTGAAGATCAAATGGAGCGCATGAAAAAACGTTTCCAGGAAGCAAAGGATTTGCGCATGGCTGCCGCTGAAGAAGCGTCGGCTTATTCGCTAGAAATGTATGATAATGCTGAAGTGGTGCAGAGACTAACGAGTGTTGAACGGCAGAAGGACATGGAGCATTTACGCTCTATTTTACGAAAAATGCAGATTACTAAGTCTCGCCGCGAACTAACGCCGCAGCCTCGAAATTACGATGATCTAATGAACCGTCTATCTAAGCGTTACCCACATTTTGGTGATGTTATCGAGCTTCTTCGCGCAAGAATGAGAATGAATGCTTTGAAAAAGCATCCTACTGTAGATTTCGGGGGAAATCTTTTACTACTGGGTGCTCCGGGGTGTGGAAAAAGCTCCTTCTTATGTGATCTCGGAGAAGCATTAGGTACAAAATTCTCAGTCGTTTCCTGTGCTGCAGCTTCAACATCAGCGGAATTAACAGGGTTGTCATCTTGTTGGGGCAACGGCCACCCAGGCATTGTACATGAGCTTCTTGTTCAGCAGGGATGCGCCAATCCCATCTTTCTTCTCGACGAGGTAGAAAAATCTCAATCTGAGGGTCAGCAGCCGTTTATGCATGCTCTATACGGATTACTCGAAAAAAGTTTCGCTCGAAATTTCAAGGATGAATTTGTAAACGTGACTATCAACGCAAGTAAAATTAACTGGTTTGCGAGTGCAAATGACGTCAATTCATTAGATCCACCTATCCGCGATAGGTTCGAAGTGATTCATGTTAATGTACCTAGCCGTAGTGACTTAGAGTTGATCGTTCCTCAAATATACAAGCGACAGGTAGATGATCATGGGCTACAGCATATCTATGCGCCTAGCTTGTCGGATGACATCTTATCCTTGTTGCTGAAAATGAAGATTTCCTCAATTCGCCGAATCAAAGTGTTGATCGAGCGAGCATTGGCCAATGCCGCAATTCGTGCAAATCAAGATGGTGATTTGGTCCACTTGGTATGTGAAGACTTTCCAGATATGCGGTCTGAGCAAGAGAGTCTGCCCAGAATTGGTTTTATTTAG
- a CDS encoding metallophosphoesterase, which translates to MKVQVLSDLHLECAPFEPRLTDADVIILAGDVGDGCAGILWAQKVFSVHVIYVCGNHEFHNSDYSMKEHIAEMKNIADGSNVHLLDNDSIVISGVRFLGSTMWTDLRHFGSVLHCDYDQIIMSHEPGCIPSHFSVGHQQALFDTNREWLANELSQIHIGNTVVISHHAPSQKSIHPRYVGHPWNSCFVTNLEDLMDNSVDLWIHGHTHSNCDYMINNTRVVCNPRGYPMEVGWENADFDPECLVRL; encoded by the coding sequence ATGAAGGTACAAGTATTGTCTGACCTTCATCTTGAGTGTGCGCCCTTTGAGCCAAGGCTCACTGATGCTGATGTCATTATCCTTGCTGGAGATGTCGGGGATGGGTGTGCTGGCATTTTGTGGGCGCAGAAGGTGTTCTCAGTCCACGTAATTTATGTGTGCGGTAATCACGAATTTCATAATTCCGACTATTCTATGAAAGAACACATCGCTGAAATGAAAAATATTGCTGATGGTTCAAACGTACATCTGTTGGATAATGACTCTATTGTCATCAGCGGAGTGCGATTTCTTGGATCAACGATGTGGACAGATCTCAGGCATTTCGGCTCAGTACTTCATTGCGACTACGACCAGATTATTATGTCTCATGAGCCAGGATGCATCCCCAGCCATTTTAGCGTGGGTCACCAGCAGGCTCTGTTCGATACAAATAGAGAATGGTTAGCTAATGAATTGAGTCAGATTCACATAGGCAATACGGTGGTTATTTCACATCATGCACCCAGCCAGAAAAGTATTCACCCCAGATACGTCGGCCATCCTTGGAATTCCTGTTTTGTGACGAATTTAGAGGATTTAATGGATAATAGCGTTGATTTATGGATACACGGGCATACACATAGCAATTGCGATTATATGATTAACAATACCCGAGTAGTTTGCAATCCAAGAGGATACCCAATGGAGGTTGGTTGGGAGAATGCCGATTTTGATCCTGAATGCTTGGTTCGGCTCTAA
- a CDS encoding NIF family HAD-type phosphatase, giving the protein MLGQTTLIDNSSSILERHYESLVQIKRFKGYPDDQELFKLMR; this is encoded by the coding sequence TTGCTGGGTCAAACTACTCTGATTGATAACTCTTCTTCAATACTGGAACGTCACTATGAAAGCTTGGTTCAAATCAAACGATTTAAAGGTTATCCTGATGATCAAGAGTTATTTAAGCTGATGAGGTGA
- a CDS encoding DNA polymerase Y family protein produces MTTPPDQNWPNAIAHIDADCFFASCELVRRPELRGSPVCILSSQDACVVAKTYDAKAVGITTGMPIWEAKKLLPHATYLSADFRFYGLISEKMFSILRRYSPDMEVYSIDEGFLDLNGTMMLWKKDYKGIAHDIRRTVHREVGITVSVGVSVTRILAKMASEYNKPNGVTIVPTSMIQLFLERVKLSDVCGIGRNRLATLNKVSIHTPMDFINTDIEVIKRLLGKAGTDLWLEMRGASAIGLELHAQLPKTMARTASMGEVTGNRKTIISHLIRHTSRLATELVTKRLLTKRISIFLRLKDFSSVSAKVDFEYPTNNYFRLSHSVQAMMTELYQASELYRACGIIAESITNAENAMPDLFGVMKSDAKQASIFTTMDDINKKYGSGTLRVAGAHVSKISGQRIRFMYPMIMAS; encoded by the coding sequence ATGACGACTCCCCCAGACCAGAATTGGCCAAATGCCATTGCCCATATCGATGCGGATTGCTTCTTCGCTTCATGTGAGTTGGTACGCCGCCCAGAGCTCAGAGGATCACCTGTGTGCATTCTTTCCAGCCAGGATGCATGCGTGGTAGCCAAAACGTATGATGCGAAGGCTGTGGGCATTACAACTGGAATGCCGATATGGGAAGCGAAGAAGCTTTTGCCCCATGCCACCTACCTGTCAGCGGACTTCCGGTTCTATGGCCTGATCTCTGAGAAGATGTTTTCAATTCTAAGACGTTATTCACCTGATATGGAGGTCTACTCCATCGATGAAGGTTTCCTCGACTTGAATGGTACGATGATGCTCTGGAAGAAGGACTACAAAGGGATTGCTCATGACATCCGGCGCACAGTTCATCGTGAGGTTGGCATCACCGTATCGGTCGGTGTATCCGTTACACGTATCCTGGCGAAGATGGCATCGGAATATAATAAACCCAATGGCGTAACCATTGTGCCCACCAGTATGATTCAACTCTTTCTTGAACGGGTTAAACTGTCTGATGTATGCGGCATTGGACGCAACAGGCTCGCAACCTTGAACAAGGTTAGCATTCATACTCCGATGGATTTTATTAATACTGACATAGAGGTAATCAAACGACTTCTCGGGAAGGCCGGAACTGATCTTTGGCTGGAGATGAGAGGAGCCTCTGCAATAGGTCTAGAGCTGCACGCGCAACTGCCAAAAACCATGGCCCGAACTGCCAGCATGGGAGAAGTTACAGGTAATAGGAAAACCATTATCTCGCATTTGATTCGCCATACTTCTCGGCTGGCCACAGAGCTTGTAACAAAGCGTTTACTTACCAAACGCATTAGTATTTTTTTGAGGCTTAAAGACTTCAGTTCGGTTTCAGCCAAGGTTGATTTTGAGTACCCGACAAACAACTACTTCAGACTCAGCCACTCTGTTCAGGCCATGATGACTGAGCTTTATCAGGCCAGTGAGCTATATCGGGCTTGCGGCATTATTGCTGAATCCATTACCAACGCTGAAAATGCTATGCCTGACTTGTTTGGCGTTATGAAAAGTGATGCAAAACAGGCCTCCATATTTACCACCATGGATGACATTAATAAGAAATATGGGAGTGGTACATTGAGAGTCGCTGGCGCCCATGTTTCAAAAATATCGGGGCAGAGGATTCGGTTTATGTATCCGATGATTATGGCAAGCTAA